Proteins from a genomic interval of Fundidesulfovibrio putealis DSM 16056:
- a CDS encoding pyridoxal phosphate-dependent aminotransferase — MRISLKLSRIQPSATLAMNAKAQELKAQGKAVISLAVGEPDFPTPEHVKDAAKAALDANFTRYTPVPGIPDLRDAVAGYFTRFYGVTPPREAVIVSNGGKQVLYNLFMALLNPGEEVLIPAPYWVSYPDMVLLAGGKPVPVPTEPEDDFLVSVEALDKACTPGTRVLVLNSPSNPTGCCYNKAQLDAIMEWAIRRNVFVISDEIYDQLVYAPSEPASCIGWWEKHPENVAVVNGLAKSFAMTGWRIGYGVAHPDLVKAQSKIQGQSTSNVCSFAQKGAVAALTGSFEYVEMMRANFQRRRDLAMKIVSGWPGVKCPNPGGAFYLFPDVSACYTDKTPDSASLCTRILEEALVALVPGSAFGDDRCIRFSYAVDDETLIKALEAVGKVLLSR, encoded by the coding sequence ATGCGCATTTCCCTGAAATTGTCCCGGATTCAGCCGTCAGCCACCCTGGCCATGAACGCCAAGGCCCAGGAGCTCAAAGCCCAGGGCAAGGCTGTGATCAGCCTCGCCGTGGGAGAACCGGACTTCCCCACGCCCGAGCACGTGAAGGACGCCGCCAAGGCCGCGCTGGACGCGAACTTCACCCGCTACACCCCCGTGCCCGGCATCCCCGACCTGCGCGACGCCGTGGCCGGCTATTTCACGCGCTTCTACGGAGTCACCCCGCCGCGCGAGGCGGTCATCGTGTCCAACGGCGGCAAGCAGGTGCTCTACAACCTGTTCATGGCGCTTCTGAACCCCGGCGAAGAGGTGCTGATCCCCGCGCCCTACTGGGTGAGCTACCCGGATATGGTGCTCCTGGCCGGGGGCAAGCCCGTGCCCGTGCCCACCGAGCCCGAGGACGACTTCCTGGTGTCGGTCGAGGCGCTGGACAAGGCCTGCACCCCCGGCACGCGAGTGCTGGTGCTGAACTCGCCCTCCAACCCCACGGGCTGCTGCTACAACAAGGCGCAGCTGGACGCCATCATGGAATGGGCCATCCGGCGCAACGTGTTCGTCATCTCCGACGAGATATACGACCAGCTGGTATACGCGCCTTCGGAGCCCGCCTCCTGCATCGGCTGGTGGGAGAAGCATCCCGAAAACGTGGCCGTGGTCAACGGGCTGGCCAAGAGCTTCGCCATGACCGGCTGGCGCATCGGCTACGGCGTGGCCCACCCCGATCTGGTGAAGGCCCAGTCCAAGATCCAGGGTCAGTCCACCTCCAACGTGTGCTCGTTCGCCCAGAAGGGAGCCGTGGCCGCCCTGACCGGCAGCTTCGAATACGTGGAGATGATGCGCGCCAACTTCCAGCGCAGGCGCGACCTGGCCATGAAGATCGTGTCCGGATGGCCGGGCGTGAAGTGCCCCAACCCGGGCGGCGCATTTTATCTGTTCCCGGACGTGAGCGCGTGCTACACGGACAAGACCCCTGATTCGGCCTCCCTGTGCACCCGCATCCTGGAGGAGGCCCTGGTGGCCCTGGTGCCCGGCAGCGCCTTCGGGGACGACCGCTGCATCCGCTTTTCCTACGCCGTGGACGACGAAACGCTCATCAAGGCTCTCGAGGCCGTGGGCAAGGTTCTTCTGAGCCGCTAA
- the sfsA gene encoding DNA/RNA nuclease SfsA, with amino-acid sequence METVNSSQAHVGFGGKIRTARLVGRRVRFLMDFEDESGPFTAHTNNTGTMLGLLRRGSEALLSVSDAPGRKYACTVEALRLRGCREDFWVGVNTSLPTRMLRAAWEAGLLPDCEGYTQFTAEPRFAGGRLDARLSGPGGELLVETKNVTLVEECVAQFPDAPTERGRKHLVELTRLRQAGTRAALFFAVQRPDGECFGPADVVDPEYGELLRQAVAAGVEVWPFVVDVAEDGYRLGRRLTLAL; translated from the coding sequence ATGGAAACAGTAAATTCTTCCCAGGCCCATGTTGGCTTTGGCGGGAAAATACGCACGGCACGGCTGGTGGGGCGCAGGGTGCGCTTCCTGATGGATTTCGAGGACGAATCCGGGCCTTTCACGGCCCACACCAACAACACGGGGACGATGCTCGGGCTGCTTCGACGGGGAAGCGAGGCGCTTCTTTCTGTGAGCGACGCGCCGGGGCGCAAGTACGCCTGCACGGTTGAAGCGCTTCGCCTGCGCGGCTGCCGGGAGGATTTCTGGGTGGGCGTGAACACAAGCCTGCCAACGCGCATGCTGCGCGCCGCCTGGGAGGCGGGGCTTTTGCCGGACTGCGAGGGGTACACGCAGTTTACGGCCGAGCCACGCTTCGCGGGCGGACGTCTGGACGCCCGCCTAAGTGGGCCGGGCGGCGAGCTGCTGGTGGAGACGAAGAACGTCACCCTGGTGGAGGAATGCGTGGCCCAGTTTCCCGACGCCCCCACCGAGCGGGGACGCAAGCATCTGGTGGAGCTTACGCGGCTTAGGCAGGCCGGGACTCGGGCGGCGCTTTTTTTCGCAGTGCAGCGCCCGGACGGGGAGTGCTTCGGCCCTGCGGACGTGGTGGACCCGGAGTACGGCGAGCTTCTGCGCCAGGCCGTGGCCGCCGGGGTGGAGGTGTGGCCGTTCGTGGTGGACGTGGCCGAGGACGGCTACCGGCTTGGGCGGCGGCTTACGCTGGCGCTATAG
- a CDS encoding AMIN domain-containing protein: MALTRNDKMLILAAVVLAAAVVAGLAWWRTAAKQAEQQALVQQQAQQVGQLPPAPPAVEQAIRIPADAKPPVKAPITSGTPAQPPQPPQTGQTPGPAQEPDQSLQTIFADEPKPEAPPQELASPPAPQPAFDTPAPAEKPAPKKPETAAERKTRLAAEKKAAAEAKRAEAEAQKARADTLRRAQEELRKAEADLKRAQKQQAAKTQSAAPQPATPATPQTAPPAAPDPSAAPQGVTPTVQEAPAIPDMSGPAPEPAKPAGKAPEKAQEKPAAKPAPESKTQAGPERRVVDRLSVSDSGSELVVTLHGASTSAKPEAVLLGTPPRLVIDLPGSWAYKNTEKPQSNLVKAVRQGSHPDKLRLVLDLANDPKGPKHPAVEKTPDGLVIRLSK; encoded by the coding sequence ATGGCCCTGACACGCAACGACAAAATGCTCATCCTTGCGGCGGTGGTCCTGGCCGCAGCCGTGGTCGCCGGGCTGGCCTGGTGGCGCACAGCCGCCAAACAGGCCGAGCAGCAGGCCCTGGTCCAACAGCAAGCCCAACAGGTTGGCCAGCTTCCGCCAGCCCCCCCCGCCGTGGAACAGGCCATCCGGATTCCCGCCGACGCCAAGCCGCCGGTCAAAGCGCCTATTACGTCAGGCACGCCCGCCCAGCCGCCCCAACCGCCCCAGACGGGCCAGACGCCAGGCCCCGCACAGGAACCGGACCAGTCGCTCCAGACCATCTTCGCGGATGAGCCCAAGCCAGAAGCGCCGCCGCAGGAGCTGGCTTCGCCGCCCGCGCCGCAGCCCGCGTTCGACACGCCCGCGCCAGCCGAGAAACCCGCGCCCAAAAAGCCGGAGACCGCAGCCGAGCGCAAGACCCGTCTGGCCGCTGAAAAGAAGGCCGCAGCCGAGGCCAAGCGCGCCGAGGCCGAGGCCCAGAAGGCCCGCGCCGACACCCTGCGCCGCGCCCAGGAGGAGCTGCGCAAGGCCGAGGCGGACCTCAAGCGCGCGCAGAAGCAACAGGCCGCGAAGACCCAGTCAGCCGCGCCGCAACCCGCAACTCCGGCCACGCCGCAGACGGCTCCCCCTGCTGCGCCTGATCCGTCTGCTGCGCCGCAGGGCGTGACGCCGACGGTACAGGAAGCCCCGGCCATCCCGGACATGTCCGGCCCCGCGCCGGAACCGGCCAAGCCTGCGGGCAAGGCCCCGGAGAAAGCTCAAGAGAAGCCCGCCGCGAAGCCCGCGCCAGAGTCCAAGACCCAGGCAGGGCCGGAACGCCGCGTGGTGGACCGCCTCTCGGTCAGCGACTCCGGCTCCGAACTGGTGGTCACCCTGCACGGGGCCTCCACCTCGGCCAAGCCCGAGGCCGTGCTCCTGGGCACGCCCCCCCGGCTGGTGATCGACCTGCCCGGCTCCTGGGCCTACAAAAATACCGAGAAACCCCAGTCGAATCTGGTGAAGGCCGTCCGCCAAGGGTCGCACCCGGACAAGCTCCGACTGGTGCTGGACCTTGCCAACGACCCCAAGGGACCGAAACACCCCGCCGTGGAAAAGACTCCCGACGGACTGGTGATCCGGCTCAGCAAATGA
- a CDS encoding DUF1134 domain-containing protein, with the protein MNKAAALLITLALALTCAPGTSLALQERTITDEPSVSKPQAPAKTPESTPAPAPATTPAPAAKAAAPAPAPAPVEKAPATPAAPAESSTSYQPSEQPKSSSDGSWTPGSTKSQPLPDTSGGSTGESGGRIFDMPAAKKTETYSRKEVDQQVMGFFEGGARGLADLISKAFERYGEPVGFIKGNEGAGALVVGLRYGEGWLYLKNGKKAYVYWQSPSIGFDLGANASKVFCMIYNMTDIEQIYQRFPSVDGSAYVVGGFGMNYQNSGGVVLAPIRFGVGLRLGANVGYMHFTRERTINPF; encoded by the coding sequence TTGAACAAAGCGGCCGCTCTTCTCATCACATTGGCCCTGGCCCTGACCTGCGCGCCCGGAACGTCTTTGGCCCTGCAGGAGCGCACCATCACCGACGAACCCAGCGTCTCCAAGCCGCAGGCTCCGGCCAAGACTCCCGAATCAACCCCCGCGCCTGCCCCCGCGACCACTCCCGCCCCGGCGGCAAAGGCTGCGGCCCCTGCACCAGCGCCAGCGCCGGTGGAGAAGGCTCCGGCAACTCCTGCTGCACCTGCGGAGTCGTCCACATCCTATCAGCCGTCAGAACAGCCCAAGTCCTCCTCCGACGGCAGCTGGACGCCGGGCAGCACCAAGAGCCAGCCCCTGCCCGACACCTCTGGAGGCTCTACCGGCGAATCGGGTGGACGCATCTTCGACATGCCTGCGGCCAAGAAGACCGAGACCTACTCCCGCAAGGAAGTCGACCAGCAGGTCATGGGCTTCTTCGAGGGCGGCGCGCGCGGTCTGGCCGACCTCATTTCCAAGGCCTTCGAGCGCTACGGCGAACCCGTGGGCTTCATCAAGGGCAACGAGGGCGCGGGCGCGCTGGTGGTGGGGCTGCGCTACGGCGAGGGCTGGCTGTACCTGAAGAACGGCAAGAAGGCCTACGTCTACTGGCAGAGCCCGTCCATAGGCTTCGACCTGGGCGCGAACGCCTCCAAGGTGTTCTGCATGATCTACAACATGACCGACATCGAGCAGATCTATCAGCGCTTCCCCAGCGTGGACGGAAGCGCCTACGTAGTGGGTGGATTCGGCATGAACTACCAGAACTCCGGCGGCGTGGTGCTGGCCCCCATCCGCTTCGGCGTGGGGCTGCGCCTGGGCGCAAACGTGGGGTACATGCACTTCACCCGGGAGCGGACGATAAATCCGTTCTAG
- a CDS encoding Tex family protein, with product MNQNYCPRIAGEMSLSASQVAAVAKLVEDGATVPFIARYRKEATGSLDEVAVAAIRDRLEELAELDKRREAMLSSLEERGLLTDELKAALEKAQDKARLEDAYLPYRPKRRTRASMARERGLEPLAKALMAQQGRDPKSLAKPFVDAAKGVADVDAALAGARDILAEDMAENPRLRAVVRDLFVRRGRFASKVVKGKEEAGATFRDWFSWDEPLRAIPGHRALAMFRGEAEGFLSLSLRPPEEEIFELARRSPECGVRGRGPDALEVEAALADGCKRLLAPSVESEIRAEVKAKADAEAIRVFASNLRGLLLAPPLGQKRVLALDPGFRTGAKLTVLDAQGSLLHHATIYPTTSPGQREAAAAMIKELCAKFQIEAIAIGNGTAGRETEAFVRELGLGVPVVLVNEAGASIYSASETARREFPDLDLTVRGSVSIGRRLMDPLAELVKLDPKSIGVGQYQHDVDQTGLRRALDDVVMSCVNAVGVDVNTASQELLTAVSGLGPALAKAVVAHRDENGPFPARDALKKVKRLGPKAFEQAAGFLRVRGKEPLDQSAVHPERYALVRRMAKDAGCTVAQLLSDPAARARVRLADYVSEDIGLPTLTDIMAELEKPGRDPRAGFSAFSFVEGVNRIEDLTPGMELPGIVTNVTKFGAFVDVGVHRDGMVHVSQLADRFVADPADVVSVGREVLVRVVDVDLQRGRIGLSMRGLSGQSGGNKAS from the coding sequence GTGAACCAGAACTACTGCCCCCGCATCGCCGGGGAAATGTCGTTGTCCGCGTCCCAGGTGGCGGCGGTCGCCAAGCTGGTGGAGGACGGGGCCACCGTCCCCTTCATCGCCCGCTACCGCAAGGAGGCCACCGGCTCTCTGGACGAAGTGGCCGTGGCCGCCATCCGCGACCGTCTGGAAGAACTGGCCGAACTGGACAAGCGCCGCGAGGCCATGCTGTCCTCGCTCGAGGAACGCGGACTGCTCACCGACGAGCTGAAAGCCGCCCTGGAGAAGGCCCAGGACAAGGCCCGCCTGGAAGACGCCTACCTGCCCTACCGGCCCAAGCGCCGCACCCGCGCCTCCATGGCGCGCGAGCGCGGCCTGGAGCCCCTGGCCAAGGCCCTCATGGCCCAGCAGGGCCGCGACCCGAAATCTCTCGCAAAGCCTTTCGTGGACGCGGCAAAGGGCGTGGCGGACGTGGACGCCGCCCTGGCCGGAGCCCGCGACATCCTGGCCGAGGACATGGCCGAGAATCCCCGCCTGCGGGCCGTGGTGCGCGATCTTTTCGTCAGGCGCGGCAGGTTCGCGTCCAAGGTGGTCAAGGGCAAGGAGGAGGCCGGAGCCACCTTCCGCGACTGGTTCTCCTGGGACGAACCCCTGCGCGCCATCCCCGGACACCGCGCCCTGGCCATGTTCCGGGGCGAGGCCGAGGGGTTCCTGTCGCTCTCCCTGCGCCCGCCGGAAGAGGAGATTTTCGAGCTGGCCCGCCGCTCGCCGGAATGCGGCGTGCGCGGTCGCGGCCCGGACGCGCTCGAGGTGGAGGCCGCCCTGGCCGACGGCTGCAAGCGCCTGCTGGCCCCGTCGGTGGAGAGCGAGATACGCGCCGAAGTGAAAGCCAAAGCCGACGCCGAGGCCATCCGGGTGTTCGCCTCCAACCTGCGCGGCCTCCTGCTCGCGCCGCCTCTTGGCCAGAAGCGCGTGCTGGCCCTGGACCCAGGATTTCGCACCGGAGCCAAGCTCACCGTGCTGGACGCACAGGGGAGCCTCCTGCACCACGCCACCATCTACCCCACCACATCGCCCGGCCAGCGCGAGGCCGCCGCCGCCATGATCAAAGAGCTCTGCGCAAAGTTCCAGATCGAGGCCATCGCCATCGGCAACGGCACGGCCGGGCGCGAGACCGAAGCCTTCGTGCGCGAGCTTGGCCTCGGGGTCCCCGTAGTGCTGGTGAATGAGGCCGGGGCCTCGATCTATTCGGCCTCGGAGACCGCCCGCCGCGAGTTCCCGGACCTGGACCTGACCGTGCGCGGCTCCGTGAGCATAGGCCGCAGGCTCATGGACCCGCTGGCGGAGCTGGTGAAGCTCGACCCCAAGTCCATCGGCGTGGGCCAGTACCAGCACGACGTGGACCAGACCGGGCTGCGCCGCGCCCTGGACGACGTGGTGATGAGCTGCGTGAACGCCGTGGGCGTGGACGTGAACACGGCCAGCCAGGAACTGCTGACGGCGGTATCCGGGCTGGGACCTGCCCTGGCCAAGGCCGTGGTGGCGCACCGCGACGAGAACGGCCCCTTCCCGGCCCGCGACGCCCTGAAAAAGGTCAAGCGGCTCGGACCTAAAGCCTTCGAGCAGGCTGCGGGATTTCTGCGGGTGCGCGGCAAGGAGCCCCTGGACCAGAGCGCCGTACACCCGGAGCGCTACGCCCTGGTTCGGCGCATGGCCAAGGACGCCGGATGCACCGTGGCCCAGCTCTTGTCCGACCCTGCGGCCAGGGCCCGCGTGCGCCTTGCGGACTACGTGTCCGAGGACATCGGCCTGCCCACGCTGACAGACATCATGGCCGAGCTTGAAAAGCCGGGGCGCGACCCCCGCGCGGGCTTTTCCGCCTTCTCCTTCGTCGAGGGCGTGAACCGTATCGAGGACCTGACCCCAGGCATGGAGCTGCCCGGCATCGTCACCAACGTGACCAAGTTCGGGGCCTTCGTGGACGTGGGCGTGCACCGCGATGGCATGGTGCACGTGAGCCAGCTGGCGGACCGCTTCGTGGCGGACCCGGCGGATGTGGTGTCGGTCGGGCGCGAGGTGCTGGTGCGGGTGGTGGACGTGGACCTGCAACGCGGGCGCATTGGCCTGAGCATGCGCGGCCTGTCTGGCCAATCTGGCGGAAACAAAGCCTCCTGA
- a CDS encoding glycogen/starch/alpha-glucan phosphorylase, producing the protein MASANSVQDCLETRTDVSREGLRQAILDNLFYVTGHAREMAEVHDWYAAVAYTVRDRMLSTWVKGLEKLAANRNMRAVAYLSAEFLIGPQLGANLLALNITEPVRGALSDLGQSLDEIIMKEPEPGLGNGGLGRLAACYLDSLASLGVPAIGYGIRYEFGMFTQEIRGGAQVELSDKWLRQKFPWELAHAEHTHVVGLGGSTSTHVDEKGRLRVRWKPGKKIMACAHDVPVIGHGGRECNVLRLWRAEAVDTFDFESFNAGEYFKAVQEKIFSETISKVLYPNDDRYQGKQLRLGQQFFFVSASLQDMIHIQKVLGKPLATFHETFAIQLNDTHPAIGVAELMRLLVDEHLMDWDQAWAITTRTFSYTNHTLLPEALEKWPVELFAEVLPRHLEIIYEINRRFLDEVRAAHPGDDDLLRRLSLIEETGPRYVRMAHLATVGSQAVNGVAELHTELLKRDVLRDFAVLTPGKIRNVTNGVTPRRWLALCNPGLSGLITSRIGEGWQTRFEDEIIRLEEFASDPQFQKLWREAKHANKVRLAELARVHAGLTLDPETMFDVQVKRIHEYKRQHLNVLRVIALYNRLRRDPGMDFTPRTVIFGGKAAPGYYMAKKIIKLINSVGQTIDADPAVAGRLKIIFAPNFNVRNGQVIYPAADLSQQISTAGKEASGTGNMKFGINGALTIGTLDGANVEMLECVGRENFFLFGLTTEEVAQVKQAGYDPRRFSESVPELGEALEQIASGMFSGGDREEFRPLVDNLLSRDDYLVLADFESYMECADRAASAYADRDNWTRMSILNVARLGKFSSDRAIREYCGKIWNIRVG; encoded by the coding sequence ATGGCGAGCGCAAACAGCGTCCAGGACTGCCTGGAGACCCGCACGGACGTGTCCCGCGAGGGGCTGCGCCAGGCGATCCTGGACAACCTGTTCTACGTGACGGGCCACGCCAGGGAAATGGCCGAGGTCCACGACTGGTACGCCGCGGTGGCCTACACCGTGCGCGACCGCATGCTGAGCACCTGGGTGAAGGGCCTGGAGAAACTGGCCGCGAACCGGAACATGCGCGCGGTGGCCTATCTCTCCGCAGAGTTCCTGATCGGGCCGCAGCTCGGGGCCAACCTGCTGGCGCTTAACATCACCGAGCCCGTGCGCGGGGCCCTGTCCGACCTGGGGCAGAGCCTGGACGAGATCATCATGAAGGAGCCCGAGCCGGGGCTCGGCAACGGCGGCCTGGGGCGGCTGGCGGCCTGCTACCTGGACTCCCTGGCTTCGCTTGGCGTCCCGGCCATCGGCTACGGCATCCGCTACGAGTTCGGCATGTTCACCCAGGAGATTCGCGGCGGCGCCCAGGTGGAGCTGTCCGACAAGTGGCTGCGCCAGAAATTCCCCTGGGAGCTGGCCCACGCCGAGCACACCCACGTGGTGGGCCTGGGCGGGAGCACCAGCACGCACGTGGACGAGAAGGGGCGCCTGCGGGTGCGCTGGAAGCCGGGCAAGAAGATCATGGCCTGCGCGCACGACGTGCCGGTGATCGGCCACGGCGGGCGCGAGTGCAACGTGCTCCGGCTGTGGCGGGCCGAGGCAGTGGACACCTTCGACTTCGAGTCGTTCAACGCGGGCGAGTACTTCAAGGCCGTGCAGGAGAAGATATTCTCCGAGACCATCTCCAAGGTGCTCTACCCCAACGACGACCGCTATCAGGGCAAGCAGCTGCGGCTCGGGCAGCAGTTCTTCTTCGTGTCCGCGTCGCTCCAGGACATGATCCACATCCAGAAGGTGCTGGGCAAGCCCCTGGCAACCTTCCACGAGACCTTCGCCATCCAGCTGAACGACACCCACCCGGCCATCGGCGTGGCGGAGCTCATGCGCCTTCTGGTGGACGAGCACCTGATGGACTGGGACCAAGCCTGGGCCATAACCACCAGGACCTTCTCCTACACCAACCACACCCTGCTGCCCGAAGCCCTGGAGAAGTGGCCGGTGGAGCTCTTCGCGGAGGTGCTGCCCCGGCACCTGGAGATCATCTACGAGATCAACCGGCGCTTCCTGGACGAGGTGCGCGCCGCCCATCCCGGCGACGACGACCTTTTGCGGCGGCTCTCGCTTATCGAGGAGACCGGGCCGCGCTACGTGCGCATGGCCCATCTGGCCACGGTGGGCAGCCAGGCGGTGAACGGCGTGGCCGAGCTGCACACGGAGCTCCTCAAGCGCGACGTGCTGCGCGATTTCGCCGTCCTGACGCCGGGCAAGATCCGGAACGTCACCAACGGCGTCACCCCCAGGCGATGGCTGGCCCTGTGCAATCCGGGGCTTTCCGGGCTCATCACCTCGCGCATCGGGGAGGGGTGGCAGACCCGCTTCGAGGACGAAATCATCCGCCTGGAGGAATTCGCCTCGGACCCCCAGTTCCAGAAGCTCTGGCGCGAAGCCAAGCACGCCAACAAGGTCCGCCTGGCCGAACTGGCCAGGGTCCACGCCGGGCTGACTCTGGACCCCGAGACCATGTTCGACGTGCAGGTGAAGCGCATCCACGAATACAAGCGCCAGCACCTGAACGTGCTCCGGGTCATCGCGCTGTACAACCGGCTGCGGCGTGATCCGGGCATGGACTTCACGCCCCGGACGGTCATCTTCGGGGGCAAGGCCGCGCCGGGCTACTACATGGCCAAGAAGATCATAAAGCTCATAAACTCCGTGGGCCAGACCATCGACGCGGACCCTGCGGTGGCCGGGCGGCTCAAGATCATCTTCGCGCCCAACTTCAACGTGCGAAACGGGCAGGTGATCTACCCCGCAGCCGATCTCTCCCAGCAGATATCCACGGCAGGCAAAGAGGCCTCCGGCACCGGCAACATGAAGTTCGGCATAAACGGCGCGCTGACCATCGGCACCCTGGACGGGGCCAACGTGGAGATGCTCGAGTGCGTGGGCCGGGAGAACTTCTTCCTGTTCGGGCTCACCACGGAGGAGGTCGCGCAGGTGAAGCAGGCGGGCTATGATCCCAGGCGCTTCAGCGAGTCCGTGCCCGAGCTTGGCGAGGCCCTGGAACAGATCGCGTCGGGGATGTTCTCCGGCGGCGACCGTGAGGAGTTCCGGCCCCTGGTGGACAACCTGCTGAGCCGCGACGACTACCTGGTGCTGGCGGACTTCGAGTCCTACATGGAGTGCGCGGACAGGGCCGCTTCGGCCTATGCGGACCGGGATAACTGGACGCGAATGTCCATCCTGAACGTGGCCCGGCTGGGCAAGTTCTCCTCGGACAGGGCCATCAGGGAATACTGCGGCAAAATCTGGAACATCCGGGTGGGCTGA
- a CDS encoding TIGR03943 family putative permease subunit, translating to MSKASGFFRSPRFPGLVEALCIVGLAAFLVYLLTLGSYWMYLNPKFRGLSWAAAMALGAMGVYSLVRPPAGANWLRASLYVLVVVLCLVSEVGIQRWFAVSGVDTAAVEEQPVVIEPRVTVGGVEHVRINLGELYDIATNRMPGKMDLNYAVRGFARRSPEMDARSEFVLYRLALYCCYADSTAVGFRVRVPKGQALPEHGTWQVVYGRLVESKDDEAAATQSIDGSVFASVQPDFALEASRVEATKAPGMGMMYEWRREEPYAY from the coding sequence ATGAGCAAAGCTTCCGGATTCTTCAGGTCGCCGCGTTTTCCAGGACTGGTGGAAGCCCTGTGCATCGTGGGGCTGGCGGCCTTCCTGGTCTATCTGCTGACGCTTGGCAGCTACTGGATGTACCTGAACCCCAAGTTCCGTGGCTTGTCCTGGGCCGCCGCCATGGCGCTGGGGGCCATGGGTGTGTATTCGCTGGTGCGCCCGCCCGCCGGGGCCAACTGGCTGCGGGCCTCGCTGTACGTGCTGGTGGTTGTTCTCTGCCTGGTGAGCGAGGTGGGCATCCAGCGCTGGTTCGCCGTGTCCGGGGTGGATACCGCCGCCGTGGAGGAGCAGCCCGTTGTGATCGAACCGCGCGTCACTGTGGGCGGCGTGGAGCACGTGCGCATAAACCTGGGCGAGCTCTACGACATCGCAACCAACCGCATGCCGGGAAAGATGGACCTGAACTACGCCGTGCGGGGCTTCGCGCGCCGCAGCCCTGAGATGGACGCGCGCAGCGAGTTCGTTTTGTACCGGCTGGCCCTGTACTGCTGCTACGCCGACTCCACCGCCGTGGGCTTTCGGGTGCGCGTGCCCAAGGGGCAGGCCCTGCCCGAGCACGGCACGTGGCAGGTTGTGTACGGCAGGCTGGTGGAGTCCAAGGATGACGAGGCAGCTGCCACGCAGTCCATCGACGGCTCCGTGTTCGCCTCTGTCCAGCCGGACTTCGCCCTGGAAGCCAGCCGCGTGGAGGCCACAAAGGCCCCCGGCATGGGCATGATGTACGAGTGGCGGCGCGAAGAGCCCTACGCCTACTAG
- a CDS encoding permease, whose protein sequence is MPSLDAIPLFAQVCVAILLEAAPFLLLGSLASGLFEVFVSRETIERMMPKSPLAGIAAGVVLGMVVPCCECGIVPLIRRLLAKGVPPATAMTFMLAGPVINPVVLASTFVAFQGDTTIVALRCALVAVVAMVIGFALRAKRSEELLLADAKPIRSACGCGDEPAALFGSLSDAVGLSAVKASGPDLKARLDHAMRHAQADFLDMFRILFLGSLIAAAFKTLAPAGLVGMMEKDLLLSVSGMMILAVVLSLCSQADAFVAASFSGFPVAAKLAFLALGPVLDIKLVLMWRGVFRREVVNLLIVVPAVIVFSACLLLGAFGKVWP, encoded by the coding sequence GTGCCCTCACTTGATGCCATACCCCTTTTCGCGCAGGTCTGCGTGGCCATCCTTCTGGAGGCCGCGCCGTTTCTGCTTCTTGGTTCCCTGGCCTCCGGGCTGTTCGAGGTGTTCGTCTCGCGCGAGACCATCGAGCGCATGATGCCCAAGTCCCCGTTGGCCGGAATAGCGGCGGGGGTGGTGCTGGGCATGGTGGTCCCCTGCTGCGAGTGCGGCATCGTGCCGCTGATCCGCCGCCTGCTGGCCAAGGGCGTGCCCCCGGCCACTGCCATGACCTTCATGCTGGCCGGGCCGGTGATCAACCCCGTGGTGCTGGCCTCCACCTTCGTGGCCTTCCAGGGGGACACCACCATCGTGGCCCTGCGCTGCGCTTTGGTGGCGGTGGTCGCCATGGTCATCGGGTTTGCCCTGCGCGCAAAACGCTCCGAGGAGCTCCTGCTGGCCGACGCCAAGCCCATCCGCTCGGCCTGCGGCTGCGGGGACGAGCCCGCCGCGCTGTTCGGTTCGCTCTCGGACGCTGTGGGGCTTTCCGCAGTGAAGGCGTCCGGGCCGGATCTGAAAGCCCGCCTGGACCACGCCATGCGCCACGCCCAGGCCGATTTCCTGGACATGTTCCGCATCCTGTTTCTCGGCTCGCTGATCGCCGCAGCCTTCAAGACCCTGGCCCCTGCGGGGCTTGTGGGCATGATGGAAAAGGACCTGCTGCTCTCCGTGAGCGGCATGATGATCCTGGCCGTGGTGTTGTCGCTGTGTTCCCAGGCGGACGCCTTCGTGGCAGCGTCCTTCTCCGGGTTTCCCGTGGCCGCCAAGCTGGCCTTCCTGGCGCTGGGGCCGGTGCTGGACATCAAGCTGGTGCTCATGTGGCGCGGCGTGTTCCGGCGCGAGGTGGTCAACCTGCTCATCGTGGTGCCTGCGGTGATCGTCTTTTCCGCATGCCTGCTCCTGGGCGCGTTCGGGAAGGTCTGGCCATGA